Genomic window (Granulicella arctica):
ACGCTCTCCTTCGATGAGGGCAAGCGTCAGAATGTCAAGGCCGCCGAACTGAAAGCATGTATCGCGAAGCAGGACGATACGGTTGTAAAGGCTACGATTAAAGAGGCTGAGGCGTTGGGCGTCGATTCGACTCCGGCACTCTTTATCAATGGCGAAAAGATTGAAGGCGCGGTGCCACTCGAGTACGTCTACAGGATGATCGATGGTGCCCTTGTGGCTGCCGGTCAGACTCCCCCTCCGGCACCTCCAACGGCCACGCCCGCACCAGCGGCAAAGCCCGGCAACTAGCAGATCGTGCAGGAGATTTCGACGTGATGATGAAGACAGTGATGAATTGGAAGCAAGACGACTCTGGCGGCGTGCACGTTCTCCGCGCAGCGATGCTTCCCGTAGCGCTTCTGGCGATGGCAGGATGCCATCGGGGCCACAACGCAGGTGTTGTTGCGACGGTCAACGGTCATGCGATAACGCGGACCGACATGGACAAAGCGTACAAGGACCAGCTTGGTGACACTCAACAGGAGCCTTCTCAGGAGCAGGCGGATTCACTTCGCTTGAACCTGCTGCGCGGGCTGATCGATGAAGAGATGGTTGAGCAGCGTGCCGCCAAGATGAACCTGACCGCAACGAACGAAGAGGTCGATGCGAAGCTCGCTGAGATGAAAGCTCCTTACACCGAGGAGGAGTTCAATGCGCGGCTGAAGTCCAGTAACCACACGCTCGAGGATGTGAAGCACGATCTGCGCCGCTCCTTGACGGATAATAAGCTGCTGAACAAGGAGATCAACTCCAAGATCACCGTCTCCGATACCGATGTCAGTTCGTACTACAACGCGCACAAGTCTGAGTTCAATCTGCGCGAGATGCAGTACCACCTGGCGGGGATTCGCGTGACGAGCGTGGCCTCCGCGCAGCCGGGAAATCTGCAGAACAGCAAGGCAACAAACGACGACGAGGCACGGAAGAAGATCCAGACCCTGAAGAACAGGCTCGACAGTGGTGAGGATTTCGGCTCGATCGCGTCGAACTTTTCTGAGTGGCCCGAGACGGCTCCGAATGGTGGCGACATGGGCTTCGTGCCTGAGTCGCAACTGCAGGCGACAGGGCAGATTTACAGTGCCGTGACGAAGCTGAAGGCTGGCGATTCTACGGATATCATTCCGCTGCTGGATGCCACGAGCAAGAAACCTGTGGGCTACTCGATCTACAAGCTGCTCTCGCGTGATCCTGCCGGTCAGCGCGAACTGAATGATCCGCGCGTGCAGCAGGCGATTCGCCAGCAGCTTCGTGACGGACGATCACAGCTCCTTAAGAACGCCTTCTACGAGATGATGCGCGATCAGACGAAGATCGAGAACTTCTTCGCCGAAGAGATCTTCAAAAACGACGCACACTAACAGGCAGCGATGGTGGCTGGTGGGGAATCTATGACGCGTCCTGTACGGTTTGCGATCCTTGGCTTTGGTCTTCACGCTGTTCGGCGTCTGCTTCCTGCATTCGCGAAGAGCGAGCAGGTGGTGCTGACGGGTATGTGGCGTCGCGATCAGGCTGCCGCGGCGAAGAACTGCGCGGATCTCGGTATTGCCAATTGCTTTCCAACAACAGAGGCATTGTGTTCCTCGGATGAGGTTGATGTTGTCTTCATCACATCCCCCGATGCCATGCACCTGGAGGACACGCTCCTCGCGCTAAAACATGGGAAGGCGGTGTTGTGCGAGAAGCCGCTCTCCATGCATGCAAGCGAAGCTGAGACGATGCTTGCTGCTGCTGATGCTGCGGGCCTTCTTCTTGGGGTGGCTCAGAACTTCCGCTACAACCATAGCCTGGACACGATGCGGGAGCAGATTCTTGCAGGCCGTATCGGCGAGCCACAATCGGCTTTTGCACAGTTCAACTACCCGGCGGATCGTGCGCCTCGCAAGTGGATCGCAGACCCGGCGCTGGCCTGCGGTGGTCCCATTGCCGATGTGGGCGTGCATTGCATCGACTCCCTCCGCTATGTGCTGGGCCAGGATGTTCTCAGTCTGTCCACGCTGGCAGAGGCGATCGCTGGAAGCCCTGTTG
Coding sequences:
- a CDS encoding SurA N-terminal domain-containing protein, coding for MMKTVMNWKQDDSGGVHVLRAAMLPVALLAMAGCHRGHNAGVVATVNGHAITRTDMDKAYKDQLGDTQQEPSQEQADSLRLNLLRGLIDEEMVEQRAAKMNLTATNEEVDAKLAEMKAPYTEEEFNARLKSSNHTLEDVKHDLRRSLTDNKLLNKEINSKITVSDTDVSSYYNAHKSEFNLREMQYHLAGIRVTSVASAQPGNLQNSKATNDDEARKKIQTLKNRLDSGEDFGSIASNFSEWPETAPNGGDMGFVPESQLQATGQIYSAVTKLKAGDSTDIIPLLDATSKKPVGYSIYKLLSRDPAGQRELNDPRVQQAIRQQLRDGRSQLLKNAFYEMMRDQTKIENFFAEEIFKNDAH
- a CDS encoding Gfo/Idh/MocA family protein gives rise to the protein MTRPVRFAILGFGLHAVRRLLPAFAKSEQVVLTGMWRRDQAAAAKNCADLGIANCFPTTEALCSSDEVDVVFITSPDAMHLEDTLLALKHGKAVLCEKPLSMHASEAETMLAAADAAGLLLGVAQNFRYNHSLDTMREQILAGRIGEPQSAFAQFNYPADRAPRKWIADPALACGGPIADVGVHCIDSLRYVLGQDVLSLSTLAEAIAGSPVEAHATLQIAMSGGVFATVAVSARSPYRTLIEVTGSEGVIRAESALSVDRPVDVVLRRSGEPDQTHTVDNGDGYTRMLDNFAEAYRGTGTFLATAPDGLHNMRALDAAYKSWKTGNREAI